Proteins from a single region of Zavarzinella sp.:
- a CDS encoding glycosyltransferase family 87 protein, whose product MTIRQWPLSIRIFWQLIALFVLWMQVPVRETVVDGKIQKSGWLYQLQPPLNETANDFFQEWSSARNWWTGRPIYQHMKQNLADYVPVRLEDVKIELQYNAHPPPSVVLVLPLGKLDFLSALAVWHVLSLILLAAAIFLLAKELRIKWQPDYAWLILPTVGLLSFCNPLKQQFNQGQLNALLLFLFVGGWVASARQYTTWAGIAIGLAAAIKIFPGFLLLYFLLRKQYRAIVAGCVTLLVCAGGSALLLGTNAITDYAQTVVPALKPFRCSWMNHSVLGVWHRLFVGEISEGVRPFLHQPRIAWGATFVSAAVLVFLLLRFAVKSSSKSSWDQLYWLFVTVMLLLGPLTWDHSLLLLMPAVVLFCRTSNFCIPPKGGSAYALIGILAFFWLSPKEIFTWCERLGLLSDPTGPIGLLLIINWPFYMLLGFFLLQLLQMKKSLVAPL is encoded by the coding sequence ATGACTATTCGCCAGTGGCCGTTGAGTATCCGTATTTTCTGGCAACTGATTGCCCTTTTTGTGCTTTGGATGCAGGTCCCCGTGCGGGAAACTGTCGTTGATGGCAAAATCCAGAAAAGTGGCTGGTTGTACCAGTTGCAGCCCCCACTGAACGAAACTGCAAACGATTTTTTTCAGGAGTGGAGTTCCGCACGCAACTGGTGGACTGGTCGACCCATCTACCAGCACATGAAGCAGAATCTGGCAGACTATGTGCCGGTGCGGCTGGAAGATGTAAAAATTGAACTGCAATACAACGCCCACCCTCCACCTTCTGTGGTGCTGGTGCTGCCACTGGGCAAGTTGGATTTTCTGTCCGCTTTAGCAGTCTGGCACGTGCTGTCGCTGATATTGCTGGCGGCAGCTATCTTCTTACTGGCTAAGGAGTTACGCATAAAATGGCAGCCGGACTATGCCTGGCTGATTCTCCCCACGGTGGGGCTGTTGTCTTTTTGCAACCCATTGAAGCAACAGTTCAATCAGGGCCAGTTGAATGCACTGTTATTATTCCTGTTTGTCGGTGGCTGGGTGGCATCTGCCCGCCAATACACAACATGGGCAGGAATTGCCATTGGCCTGGCAGCAGCGATCAAAATATTCCCCGGCTTTCTGCTACTCTATTTTTTGCTCCGGAAGCAGTATCGTGCCATCGTCGCGGGGTGCGTCACGTTACTGGTCTGTGCGGGCGGTTCCGCCCTATTACTGGGTACAAATGCCATTACTGATTATGCGCAAACAGTGGTGCCAGCGTTAAAACCTTTCCGATGCAGTTGGATGAATCATTCGGTGCTGGGGGTGTGGCACCGCCTGTTTGTGGGTGAAATCAGCGAAGGGGTTCGACCGTTCCTGCACCAACCACGGATTGCATGGGGGGCAACTTTTGTCTCAGCGGCTGTGCTCGTCTTCCTGTTACTTCGATTTGCCGTAAAGTCTTCAAGCAAAAGCAGTTGGGATCAACTTTACTGGTTATTTGTCACGGTGATGTTACTGCTGGGCCCATTGACGTGGGACCATTCCTTACTTCTGCTGATGCCTGCGGTGGTGCTCTTTTGCCGCACCAGCAATTTCTGCATCCCACCTAAAGGTGGGAGTGCCTACGCCCTGATTGGCATTCTGGCGTTTTTCTGGCTGAGTCCGAAGGAGATTTTTACCTGGTGCGAGCGGCTGGGTTTGTTAAGCGACCCCACTGGCCCCATTGGATTGCTGCTGATCATCAATTGGCCGTTCTACATGCTGCTCGGTTTCTTTTTGCTTCAACTGCTGCAGATGAAAAAGTCACTCGTGGCCCCACTTTGA
- a CDS encoding ABC transporter permease yields the protein MHQLAGKHKGIDRTGEMNYSLTTIWHERPRYLPGIVAVAFSAVLIAIQCGMLLGLFKITSLPVDRTRADVWIGSPEVLSVDLGRPIPTSHFSRVAGDPRVAEVETYFQSFASWIKPDGGSELCVLIGSCLDDGSMGSINELTPTLRDAITEENTIIIDQSERARLGVTGIGDYATINRVKVRIVGETNGLKSLAGPYVFCSRPTAKNLLRGTTPSDHVTYMLIRCHDPKDAPAVAASLQESYKDRNDMSVFTSDQFSRRSRIHWLIKTKAGIALGYTAMLGLLVGSLITSQTLFAATMASAKEYAILLAMGIPRWRIMVTVVAQSFIVGLFGIALGYPCVQLLAYAGDLLDVQIPLPWELLALCGGLTLLMAVVSGVLALRSVRRIEPMSLLR from the coding sequence TTGCACCAATTGGCTGGTAAGCACAAAGGAATTGACCGCACAGGCGAAATGAATTACTCATTGACCACCATCTGGCATGAACGACCAAGATACCTTCCAGGTATTGTGGCGGTGGCCTTTTCGGCAGTGCTGATTGCAATTCAGTGTGGCATGTTGCTTGGTTTGTTCAAGATTACCAGTTTGCCGGTGGATCGAACACGGGCCGACGTTTGGATTGGATCGCCGGAGGTTCTCAGCGTTGACCTGGGAAGACCGATTCCAACCAGTCATTTTTCCCGCGTTGCCGGAGATCCACGTGTGGCGGAAGTGGAAACCTACTTTCAATCATTCGCATCGTGGATCAAACCCGACGGTGGTTCGGAACTGTGCGTACTGATTGGTTCCTGCCTGGATGATGGCAGTATGGGTTCCATCAACGAATTGACCCCCACCCTGCGGGATGCGATCACCGAAGAGAACACCATCATTATTGATCAATCCGAACGGGCACGCCTGGGCGTGACCGGGATTGGCGATTATGCCACGATCAACCGTGTCAAAGTTCGTATCGTGGGGGAAACCAACGGACTGAAAAGTCTTGCAGGGCCTTATGTATTCTGTTCTCGCCCCACAGCGAAGAACCTGTTACGCGGCACCACGCCATCGGATCATGTGACTTACATGCTGATCCGGTGTCACGATCCGAAAGATGCTCCCGCAGTAGCGGCCTCGTTGCAGGAATCTTACAAGGATCGTAACGATATGTCGGTGTTTACATCCGACCAGTTCTCCCGTCGATCCCGTATCCACTGGTTAATTAAAACCAAGGCGGGGATTGCTCTGGGTTACACCGCCATGCTGGGATTACTGGTAGGATCGTTAATCACCAGCCAGACGCTGTTCGCTGCCACGATGGCTTCTGCAAAAGAATATGCCATTCTGCTGGCGATGGGTATTCCCCGCTGGCGTATTATGGTTACCGTGGTTGCGCAATCATTTATCGTGGGCCTGTTTGGCATTGCCCTGGGCTATCCATGCGTGCAACTTCTGGCCTACGCAGGTGATCTGCTTGATGTGCAGATTCCGTTGCCTTGGGAATTACTGGCGTTGTGTGGTGGATTAACTTTGTTAATGGCTGTTGTTTCTGGCGTGCTTGCCTTACGGTCGGTGCGTCGTATTGAACCGATGTCGCTGCTGCGATAA
- a CDS encoding ABC transporter ATP-binding protein: MLTDDLEPSMRSISLTRAFTDGATARNVIDSISLDLYPGQVAMLMGPSGSGKSTLLAILSGLLQPNAGQVLVREADRWVDIWKLSPSQREQFRLRNCGYIFQGYNLFPALSARQQLEIVLRWGHGISGRESRKRADEMLALLGLKGKEHKKPAQLSGGEKQRVAIGRALIKRPRFCFADEPTSALDWTSGQVVIDQLQQAAHEYNSTIIVVSHDHRLLEHVDTYYQMEDGHLHESAIPTHHGVESWRSPS, from the coding sequence GTGTTGACCGACGACCTGGAACCATCGATGCGAAGCATTAGCTTAACGCGGGCCTTCACCGATGGTGCCACGGCGAGAAACGTCATCGATTCGATTTCACTTGATCTGTACCCAGGTCAGGTGGCGATGCTCATGGGGCCTTCCGGTTCCGGTAAGTCGACTCTGCTGGCAATTCTTTCCGGCCTATTGCAACCCAATGCAGGTCAGGTGCTGGTAAGAGAAGCCGATCGCTGGGTGGATATCTGGAAGCTCAGTCCATCGCAGCGGGAACAGTTTCGTTTGAGAAACTGTGGCTATATCTTTCAGGGTTACAACCTGTTCCCCGCACTGAGTGCCCGGCAGCAACTGGAAATTGTGCTGCGGTGGGGCCATGGTATTTCCGGTCGCGAATCTCGCAAACGGGCCGATGAAATGCTGGCATTGCTGGGGCTGAAAGGGAAAGAGCACAAAAAGCCCGCCCAGCTATCCGGTGGGGAAAAACAACGGGTCGCCATTGGCCGTGCCTTGATTAAACGTCCACGATTCTGCTTCGCTGATGAACCCACCAGTGCACTGGACTGGACCAGTGGTCAGGTGGTGATTGATCAGTTGCAGCAGGCTGCCCACGAATATAATTCCACCATTATCGTGGTATCCCACGATCATCGCCTGTTGGAGCACGTGGATACTTATTACCAGATGGAAGATGGTCACTTGCATGAATCCGCCATTCCCACCCACCATGGGGTCGAGTCCTGGAGGTCACCTTCATGA
- a CDS encoding dipeptidase: MRLLLLGLLFACTTGGVLAQPKSSRKPVVLTDEAREIHREALLVDGHNDLPWQFRSRSDGSFRKVDISQNEKELHTDIPRLKEGGVGMQYWAAYVPVERFKGPTAIKSTLEQIDTIHRMVKQYPETFEMAATTADIYRIRKQGKIASMIGVEGGHSIDNSLAVLRTYYDLGVRYMTLTHSETLDWADSATDEEKHGGLTPFGEEVVREMNRLGMLVDLSHVSAKTMRHALKVTQAPVIFSHSSAFSIADHPRNVPDDVLKMVTKNRGVVMVNFYSGFIVPEASRLRKERADVVRKLKEEFPDEKKFDEAYRQWRKAHPIPRGDIHDVVNHIEHIIKVAGIDHVGLGSDYDGIDAVPVQLEDVSKFPLITQELLNRGYKKADILKILGGNAMRVLEEAEAFARKK, encoded by the coding sequence ATGAGATTACTATTGTTGGGTTTGCTGTTTGCCTGTACCACGGGTGGGGTGCTGGCACAGCCCAAATCGAGCCGCAAACCAGTGGTACTGACCGATGAGGCCAGGGAAATCCACCGTGAAGCCCTGTTGGTGGATGGCCATAACGACTTGCCGTGGCAATTTCGCTCTCGTTCGGATGGTTCCTTTCGCAAAGTGGATATTTCACAGAACGAAAAAGAACTTCACACCGACATTCCCCGCCTGAAAGAAGGTGGGGTGGGGATGCAATACTGGGCAGCTTACGTGCCCGTAGAACGCTTTAAGGGCCCCACTGCAATCAAATCCACGCTGGAACAGATTGATACGATCCACCGGATGGTTAAACAGTATCCGGAAACTTTCGAAATGGCGGCCACCACAGCCGATATTTACCGGATCCGCAAACAAGGCAAGATTGCCTCGATGATCGGCGTGGAAGGTGGGCACAGTATTGATAACTCGCTGGCGGTTTTACGCACCTATTACGATCTGGGCGTGCGATACATGACGCTGACCCACAGCGAAACGCTGGATTGGGCCGATTCTGCCACCGATGAGGAAAAACATGGTGGATTGACCCCTTTTGGCGAAGAAGTGGTGCGAGAAATGAACCGCCTGGGGATGCTGGTCGATTTATCCCACGTTTCAGCCAAAACGATGCGTCATGCGTTGAAAGTGACACAGGCACCTGTGATCTTCTCTCATTCTTCGGCATTTTCGATTGCCGACCACCCACGGAACGTACCGGACGATGTGCTGAAAATGGTCACCAAAAACCGTGGCGTGGTGATGGTTAACTTTTACAGTGGCTTTATTGTGCCGGAAGCCTCCCGCCTGCGGAAAGAACGAGCCGATGTTGTTCGCAAGTTGAAAGAAGAGTTTCCGGATGAGAAAAAGTTCGATGAAGCCTACCGCCAGTGGCGAAAAGCCCACCCGATCCCACGTGGGGATATCCATGATGTGGTGAACCACATTGAACATATCATTAAAGTGGCCGGTATCGACCATGTGGGGCTGGGTTCCGATTACGATGGTATTGATGCAGTACCAGTACAACTGGAAGATGTGTCGAAGTTCCCACTGATTACCCAGGAGCTACTGAACCGTGGCTATAAGAAGGCAGACATCCTGAAGATCCTGGGAGGCAATGCCATGAGGGTGCTGGAGGAAGCGGAGGCCTTTGCACGAAAGAAGTAA
- a CDS encoding alpha/beta hydrolase-fold protein, with the protein MTLSAAIAQDPAQKHAKPPRGYDVRNPENPKGKLELVKYPSKTVGVTRQAQVYTPPGYTKEKQYPVLYLLHGIGGTEYEWSRGGAADVIMDNLYAAKKAIPMIVVLPNGRAAKDLTARDPIPKQSPAFAAFEKDLLNDLIPFIEKEYSVLKDRKSRAIAGLSMGGGQSLNFGLGNLDTFAWVGGFSSAPNTKRPESLLKESDQANKQLQLLWVSCGDRDGLFRISENVHKYLESNKINHKWHVHAEGKHDFAVWKADLYYFAPLLFRTEGEK; encoded by the coding sequence ATGACCTTATCCGCGGCGATTGCACAGGATCCTGCTCAAAAGCATGCCAAACCACCACGTGGGTATGATGTTCGGAATCCAGAGAATCCCAAAGGGAAGCTGGAACTGGTGAAATACCCATCGAAAACGGTGGGAGTCACCCGTCAGGCCCAGGTTTACACCCCACCTGGGTATACGAAAGAAAAGCAATACCCGGTGCTGTATCTCCTGCACGGCATAGGCGGGACGGAATACGAATGGTCGCGGGGTGGTGCGGCCGATGTGATCATGGATAATCTGTACGCAGCGAAAAAGGCGATTCCGATGATTGTGGTGCTGCCCAACGGCCGTGCAGCCAAAGATCTGACTGCACGTGACCCCATTCCAAAGCAGTCGCCAGCCTTCGCAGCGTTTGAAAAAGATTTGCTTAATGATCTGATTCCTTTCATTGAAAAGGAATATTCGGTGCTGAAAGACCGCAAGTCACGTGCGATTGCCGGCCTATCGATGGGTGGGGGACAATCGCTCAATTTTGGCCTTGGAAACCTGGATACCTTCGCCTGGGTGGGCGGTTTTTCGTCCGCTCCTAACACCAAGCGGCCGGAAAGCCTGTTGAAAGAGTCCGATCAGGCGAACAAACAACTTCAACTTCTGTGGGTGTCGTGCGGCGACCGCGACGGGCTATTCCGCATCAGTGAAAACGTGCACAAATATCTGGAATCGAACAAAATCAACCACAAATGGCATGTTCATGCGGAAGGCAAGCACGATTTTGCTGTCTGGAAGGCAGATTTGTACTATTTCGCCCCACTGCTGTTTCGCACTGAAGGGGAAAAATAG
- a CDS encoding PEGA domain-containing protein produces the protein MRKFLLGNLLLIVCLSSGCVERRFRIESNPPGAQVRINGKLHGPTPIDIPFQHYGDYHIELLKGGYETRTTVVPIDTPWYQRPPIDFISEVLWPWQITDIRQLNFDLPPNVNPTVDELKAEAEELRNQAKEMPQPRRAPTEKTTTPTPEPPKSSDLPELPKEP, from the coding sequence ATGCGTAAGTTCTTACTGGGCAATCTCTTATTGATCGTTTGCCTCAGTTCAGGGTGCGTCGAACGTCGCTTCCGAATCGAATCAAATCCACCTGGTGCTCAGGTGCGGATCAATGGGAAGCTGCACGGTCCCACGCCAATCGATATCCCATTCCAACATTATGGCGACTATCATATTGAACTGCTGAAAGGTGGCTATGAAACTCGCACCACGGTGGTTCCGATCGATACACCCTGGTATCAACGCCCACCGATTGACTTTATCAGCGAAGTACTCTGGCCGTGGCAGATTACCGATATTCGCCAGTTGAACTTCGATTTACCACCGAATGTGAACCCCACTGTGGATGAATTGAAGGCGGAAGCAGAAGAATTACGCAATCAGGCAAAAGAAATGCCACAACCACGCCGAGCCCCGACTGAAAAAACAACAACGCCCACACCTGAACCACCCAAATCGTCAGATTTACCCGAATTGCCCAAGGAGCCGTAA
- a CDS encoding SMP-30/gluconolactonase/LRE family protein: MLQRLQVPDMQHQILSADHQSQTSLRSLGIIPIFCSAIAMVISGNFLLSAPLAAAAELFTEKPVVSQKAGSTTIQLTLAEETDLEIAIVNSHGQVVRHLAAGAVGSKAPPPAPLKRGLTQTIVWNGLNDDGLPAKGGPFQVRIRTGMGVKVDAAAGGDPYAWWTEDSGQGDHAQFRLTGLDAKADGSVYLFGNITPYGLPALRRYDARGNFVRTVFPPPADHQATSVEGWGINKRSDGTWTLQANYSWGGHTSEWTLMTGTKGNIWSGRLVPTPEPDKLCLVSLPLGGNRMMYFGTDGKLPQWNPQPALGGEPLPEKGLIRSFFTALSPDGKHLYISGMSTLQDGFWREGQVWQVDLATRQTRIYYSLGDDERKNRTAIGHSAACPYSAFQGVAVDRDGRVFVCDRMNKRVLVLDPKGKVISELPVENPDAIAVSPTSKAVYVTTRFGNYSGNGKLELLKFTDWTKKAPATVHVLLRNGIGKRQESSLLTVVEDKGETLVWVGYTQLPVRIYRDRGEKLELVKNFYEAGPQRALDLQHMTLDPKTGDLYIADSQGFLSRMRDWKKPLFEPCMLDAKTRLNASTIAIDTRSRHLYSRNHYRDPVHRWNLDGEYLTPAPIEGSNNIIPPVTCAWVFTGLWERGMAACPAGLATLGVVVDGTGGRWDNYQGPITYFRAHGAKTPWPAQPFTGIGGQRPNTGGIAFDRQGNLYVGIVDIKPTNVLPGFEKDKDYQAKIGRIHKFSATGSMASGNLFPTVPAKASTVYDIQYGPLMHYPRFTVDDFGRIYYPNGLLPQVGIIDNEGNRILSFGTWGNRDSLAGLPGDLVPTKDVPMAWPNSVAADDNYIYVSDILNARLLRLAKTFSSTQLIPLK, from the coding sequence GTGCTGCAACGACTGCAGGTTCCAGATATGCAACATCAGATTCTATCAGCCGATCATCAATCACAAACGTCTCTCAGATCTCTGGGTATCATTCCGATCTTTTGTAGTGCCATCGCAATGGTCATTTCAGGCAACTTTTTGCTTTCAGCACCATTGGCAGCAGCAGCAGAATTATTCACTGAGAAACCTGTGGTCTCTCAGAAAGCGGGCAGCACGACAATTCAATTGACGCTGGCCGAAGAAACGGATCTGGAAATAGCGATTGTTAACTCCCACGGTCAGGTGGTGCGGCATCTGGCTGCGGGTGCTGTTGGTAGCAAAGCACCACCGCCAGCTCCACTAAAGCGAGGTTTGACGCAAACCATTGTCTGGAATGGACTTAATGATGATGGCCTGCCTGCCAAAGGTGGGCCGTTTCAAGTCCGCATCCGCACCGGCATGGGCGTGAAAGTAGATGCGGCTGCTGGTGGAGACCCTTACGCCTGGTGGACAGAAGATAGCGGGCAGGGTGATCACGCACAATTTCGCCTGACAGGGCTGGATGCCAAAGCCGATGGCAGCGTTTATCTGTTTGGAAACATCACTCCCTACGGCCTGCCCGCTCTGCGTCGGTATGATGCACGGGGCAACTTTGTCCGCACGGTTTTCCCACCACCTGCCGATCATCAGGCTACCAGCGTCGAGGGGTGGGGCATTAACAAGCGGTCTGACGGCACCTGGACGTTACAGGCAAATTACAGTTGGGGTGGCCACACTTCCGAATGGACACTGATGACAGGCACCAAAGGCAATATCTGGAGTGGGAGACTGGTACCCACGCCAGAACCGGACAAACTGTGCCTCGTTAGCCTGCCATTAGGTGGGAATCGAATGATGTACTTTGGCACCGATGGCAAATTGCCTCAATGGAACCCACAGCCGGCACTGGGTGGGGAGCCACTGCCGGAAAAAGGGCTGATCCGATCATTTTTTACCGCACTCTCGCCGGATGGAAAGCACCTCTATATCAGCGGCATGAGCACGCTGCAGGATGGCTTCTGGCGCGAAGGACAGGTCTGGCAGGTGGATCTGGCAACCAGGCAAACACGCATCTATTATTCACTTGGCGATGACGAGCGGAAAAACCGCACCGCAATTGGCCATTCTGCCGCCTGCCCCTATTCCGCATTTCAGGGTGTGGCGGTTGATCGCGATGGGCGGGTATTTGTTTGCGACCGGATGAACAAGCGGGTGCTGGTGCTCGATCCAAAAGGCAAGGTCATCAGTGAATTGCCTGTTGAAAATCCCGATGCGATTGCCGTCAGCCCCACATCGAAGGCGGTGTATGTTACCACGCGGTTTGGCAATTACAGTGGGAATGGCAAACTGGAACTGCTGAAATTTACGGACTGGACCAAAAAAGCCCCCGCCACCGTGCATGTGCTGTTACGAAATGGTATTGGCAAACGACAGGAATCTTCCCTGCTAACCGTCGTGGAAGACAAAGGCGAAACGCTGGTGTGGGTTGGCTATACCCAACTGCCCGTTCGCATCTACCGCGATCGCGGCGAGAAATTGGAACTGGTCAAAAACTTCTACGAAGCGGGCCCTCAGCGGGCGTTGGATCTGCAGCACATGACACTCGATCCGAAAACGGGCGACCTCTACATTGCCGATTCGCAGGGATTTCTTTCCCGCATGAGAGATTGGAAAAAACCACTGTTTGAACCCTGCATGCTGGATGCAAAAACCCGCCTGAATGCATCAACCATTGCCATTGATACACGCAGTCGGCATCTTTACAGTCGCAATCACTACCGCGATCCGGTACATCGCTGGAACCTGGATGGTGAATATCTGACACCCGCACCTATTGAAGGGTCCAATAATATCATCCCACCGGTAACCTGTGCGTGGGTCTTCACCGGATTGTGGGAACGTGGGATGGCTGCCTGCCCTGCGGGACTGGCCACACTGGGGGTGGTTGTTGATGGCACAGGTGGCAGATGGGATAACTATCAGGGCCCAATTACCTATTTTCGCGCCCATGGTGCAAAGACACCCTGGCCTGCCCAGCCATTTACCGGCATTGGTGGGCAAAGGCCGAATACGGGTGGTATCGCTTTCGACCGCCAGGGCAATCTGTATGTGGGCATTGTTGATATTAAGCCAACCAATGTCCTGCCTGGGTTTGAGAAAGACAAGGATTATCAGGCGAAAATTGGCCGAATCCACAAATTTTCAGCCACTGGCAGCATGGCTTCCGGCAATCTGTTTCCCACGGTGCCTGCAAAAGCATCAACCGTGTACGATATTCAATATGGTCCGCTGATGCATTATCCTCGCTTTACGGTCGATGATTTTGGCCGGATTTACTATCCCAACGGCCTGCTGCCCCAGGTGGGAATCATTGATAACGAGGGGAACAGGATTTTGTCTTTCGGGACATGGGGAAATCGTGATTCTCTAGCTGGTTTACCGGGCGATCTGGTACCCACGAAAGATGTGCCGATGGCCTGGCCAAACAGCGTGGCTGCGGACGACAACTATATCTACGTTTCGGATATTCTGAACGCCCGCCTGCTGCGACTTGCAAAAACATTTTCCAGCACCCAGCTGATCCCACTGAAATAA
- a CDS encoding thioredoxin family protein, which yields MQLHSFLIRKRLVLHMPLIGLCLIAVSCSDISTDNSDTSSISTTNNSNNEISNGRSSSRAIKPQKKVEFLTFGAKWCAVCRNVPAQLEQLRKTYPKYSFTYLDVDDNMKLSEKYNVNALPYSLIICDGNVVARIKGLIPLNDLTEFIDKTIKTHE from the coding sequence ATGCAACTTCATTCTTTTCTGATTAGAAAGCGGCTTGTTTTGCATATGCCACTCATTGGGCTATGTTTAATTGCTGTGAGTTGCTCTGATATATCAACTGATAATTCAGATACTTCTTCTATTTCTACAACTAACAACAGTAATAATGAAATAAGTAACGGCAGAAGCAGTAGTAGAGCTATAAAACCACAGAAAAAAGTCGAATTTTTAACGTTTGGTGCAAAATGGTGCGCAGTTTGCCGAAATGTGCCTGCGCAATTAGAACAATTGCGAAAAACGTATCCAAAATACTCGTTCACATACCTTGATGTAGACGATAACATGAAGTTATCTGAGAAATATAATGTAAATGCATTGCCTTACAGCTTGATCATTTGTGATGGAAACGTAGTTGCAAGAATAAAGGGGCTTATTCCACTCAATGATTTGACTGAGTTCATAGATAAAACGATAAAAACTCATGAGTGA
- the accC gene encoding acetyl-CoA carboxylase biotin carboxylase subunit — protein sequence MFQRILVANRGEIALRVIRACRDMGISTVAVYSTADRDGTWLKQADEAVCIGSGPASDSYLKINRIIAAAEKTNVDAIHPGYGFLSENAEFAQICRDCNIEFIGPPADAMSRLGNKNAAKAIAREAKVPLVPGSDGLITEENVALDVAKTIGYPVLIKAAAGGGGRGMRVARNDGSLFAGLQSARQEAESAFKDGSVFIEKYLEQPRHIEVQLLGDKHGNVVHLFERDCSLQRRHQKLVEESPAPNLPTKVRDKICDAAVRLAKAAGYYSAGTCEFLLDKNNNFYFIEVNSRIQVEHPVTELVTGIDLVREQIRIAAGEKLRFKQSEIVQRGSAIECRINAEDPNNNFQPSPGLITHWFAPGGPGIRLDTHACTGYRVPPNYDSLVAKLLVHQPTRAEAFAVMRRALAEFIVEGIKTTIPIHQKIFQTSAFIDGQVDTTFIERVFYNQVTEPGKS from the coding sequence ATGTTTCAACGCATCTTAGTTGCTAATCGTGGTGAAATTGCCCTGCGGGTGATCCGTGCCTGTCGTGATATGGGCATCAGCACCGTCGCTGTGTATTCGACCGCAGATCGGGATGGCACCTGGCTGAAGCAGGCAGATGAAGCAGTTTGCATTGGTTCTGGCCCCGCCTCAGACAGTTATCTGAAAATTAACCGGATTATTGCCGCCGCTGAAAAAACCAACGTCGATGCGATCCACCCTGGGTATGGTTTTCTGTCGGAAAATGCCGAGTTTGCCCAGATCTGTCGCGATTGCAACATTGAATTTATCGGCCCACCCGCCGATGCGATGAGCCGCCTGGGTAACAAAAACGCTGCGAAAGCGATTGCCCGCGAAGCAAAAGTCCCACTGGTGCCTGGTTCCGATGGGCTGATTACCGAAGAAAACGTCGCACTGGATGTGGCAAAAACAATCGGCTACCCCGTACTCATTAAAGCTGCCGCAGGTGGGGGTGGCCGTGGCATGCGGGTTGCCCGCAACGATGGCAGCCTGTTTGCAGGTTTGCAATCGGCACGTCAGGAAGCGGAATCGGCCTTCAAAGACGGTTCCGTGTTCATTGAAAAATATCTGGAACAGCCCCGCCACATTGAAGTGCAGCTACTAGGTGACAAGCACGGCAACGTGGTGCACCTGTTTGAGCGGGATTGTTCGCTGCAGCGTCGGCACCAGAAACTGGTCGAAGAATCGCCCGCACCTAACCTGCCCACGAAGGTGCGGGACAAAATCTGCGATGCAGCGGTGCGTCTGGCAAAAGCTGCAGGTTATTACTCTGCAGGCACTTGCGAGTTTCTGCTCGATAAAAACAATAACTTTTACTTCATCGAAGTGAACTCGCGGATTCAGGTAGAACACCCCGTTACTGAACTGGTGACTGGCATCGACCTGGTGCGGGAACAGATTCGAATTGCTGCGGGCGAAAAACTGCGTTTCAAACAGTCCGAAATTGTTCAGCGTGGCAGTGCCATTGAATGCCGCATCAATGCCGAAGACCCCAATAATAACTTTCAGCCTTCTCCGGGTTTGATTACCCACTGGTTTGCCCCAGGTGGGCCTGGAATTCGCCTCGATACCCATGCCTGTACGGGTTATCGCGTGCCACCCAACTACGATTCGCTGGTAGCCAAATTACTGGTGCACCAACCCACGCGGGCAGAAGCATTTGCCGTCATGCGACGTGCGTTGGCCGAGTTTATTGTGGAAGGGATCAAAACCACCATCCCGATTCACCAGAAGATTTTTCAGACATCGGCCTTTATCGACGGGCAAGTGGATACCACGTTCATTGAGCGGGTGTTCTATAATCAAGTCACCGAACCTGGAAAGAGTTAA
- the accB gene encoding acetyl-CoA carboxylase biotin carboxyl carrier protein, whose protein sequence is MANEQPAEQSPFHVARIQSLVELMKEFDLNEIDLNDGEQRIRLRRGARLVAAPVAAAPVATAPAPVVPTATAVPAAAPTTPAGRKLIEIKSELIGTFYAKPAPDKDDYVKVGSRVSPDTVVCQVEAMKIFNQITAKCSGTIVEVCVQNAEFVEFDQVLFRVEPD, encoded by the coding sequence ATGGCGAATGAGCAACCAGCGGAACAAAGTCCCTTTCATGTGGCACGGATCCAGTCGCTGGTCGAGTTAATGAAAGAATTCGATCTGAATGAGATCGATTTAAACGATGGCGAACAACGTATCCGTCTGCGACGTGGGGCACGACTGGTGGCAGCACCTGTTGCAGCCGCACCAGTAGCCACGGCACCTGCACCCGTTGTGCCCACAGCAACGGCAGTGCCTGCAGCAGCACCAACGACACCAGCTGGGCGGAAGCTGATCGAAATCAAGAGCGAACTGATCGGCACGTTTTATGCCAAGCCCGCACCGGACAAGGACGATTACGTGAAGGTGGGCTCTCGTGTTTCTCCCGATACCGTGGTCTGCCAGGTGGAGGCCATGAAGATTTTTAACCAGATCACCGCGAAATGTTCCGGCACCATTGTGGAAGTGTGCGTGCAAAATGCGGAATTTGTTGAGTTTGACCAGGTTCTGTTCCGTGTGGAACCAGACTAA